A genomic stretch from Roseovarius nanhaiticus includes:
- a CDS encoding lysophospholipid acyltransferase family protein has protein sequence MTMSQREAPIPDWPRRDGPEMPPMTLAAKLRAGLRMTALLIVLIVLLPTLLLIRAVERPICGQGRPVSPYIVQAFFRACLFILRIRVTVDGRPMRLPGAVVGNHASWLDIFALNAWHRVFFISKSEVAGWPGIGFLAKAAGTLFIRRAAREAQAQTAALAARLEDGHQLLFFPEGTSTDGLRVLPFKATLFEAFFAPGLREAAYIQPVTVIYTAPKDTDPAFYGWFGDMDFAPHFAAVLAARHGGEVRLVYHAPLKVSDFADRKALSRAAEAMVRSAMPGGGR, from the coding sequence ATGACCATGTCCCAGCGCGAGGCGCCCATCCCCGACTGGCCCCGGCGTGACGGACCTGAGATGCCGCCCATGACGCTTGCGGCCAAGCTGCGTGCGGGGCTTCGCATGACAGCTTTGTTAATCGTACTGATTGTACTCTTGCCGACGCTTTTGTTGATCCGAGCGGTGGAGCGGCCGATTTGCGGGCAGGGACGCCCCGTCTCGCCTTATATCGTGCAGGCGTTCTTTCGGGCGTGTCTGTTCATCCTGCGGATCCGCGTGACGGTCGACGGGCGGCCCATGCGGCTGCCGGGGGCGGTGGTGGGCAATCATGCCTCATGGCTTGACATCTTTGCGCTGAACGCGTGGCACCGGGTGTTCTTCATCTCGAAATCCGAGGTGGCCGGCTGGCCCGGTATCGGTTTTCTGGCCAAAGCCGCCGGAACACTCTTTATCCGGCGCGCGGCGCGCGAGGCGCAGGCGCAGACCGCCGCACTGGCCGCGCGACTGGAGGACGGCCATCAGCTGCTTTTCTTTCCCGAAGGCACCTCGACCGATGGTCTGCGGGTGCTGCCCTTCAAGGCGACGCTTTTCGAGGCGTTCTTTGCGCCGGGGCTGCGCGAGGCGGCCTATATCCAGCCGGTGACGGTGATCTACACCGCGCCGAAGGACACCGATCCGGCCTTTTACGGCTGGTTCGGGGATATGGATTTTGCACCGCATTTCGCCGCGGTTCTGGCCGCGCGCCATGGCGGCGAGGTGCGGCTGGTCTATCACGCGCCGCTCAAAGTGTCTGATTTCGCGGATCGCAAGGCCCTGTCGCGCGCCGCCGAAGCCATGGTGCGCAGCGCGATGCCGGGTGGCGGGCGCTGA
- a CDS encoding 50S ribosomal protein L21 produces MFAVLKTGGKQYRVQSGDLLRVEKLAAAAGEKVQFNEILMLGGDSPVVGAPLIDGACVQAEVIDQVKGDKVIHFVKRRRKHGSQRTKGHRQQLTLLRVTDIMDKGADKSGVKAAIGAGSVSGAAVVSDGQYAKNKTQQAEMSKRVTKGQADEKSAETKAAPKKAAKADAGADDLKQLSGVGPALEKKLHEAGVTSFAQIAAWSEADVAEMDEKLSFKGRIEREGWVEQAKELTKG; encoded by the coding sequence ATGTTTGCGGTTCTCAAAACCGGGGGCAAGCAATACCGGGTCCAGTCCGGCGATTTGCTGCGTGTCGAAAAGCTGGCGGCTGCCGCCGGCGAAAAGGTTCAATTCAACGAGATTCTGATGCTGGGTGGCGACAGCCCCGTCGTCGGTGCGCCTTTGATCGACGGTGCCTGCGTGCAGGCCGAGGTCATTGACCAGGTCAAGGGTGACAAGGTCATCCACTTCGTCAAGCGCCGCCGCAAGCACGGCTCGCAGCGGACCAAGGGCCACCGCCAGCAGCTGACGCTGTTGCGTGTGACCGACATCATGGACAAGGGCGCCGACAAATCGGGCGTCAAGGCCGCAATCGGTGCAGGCTCGGTGTCTGGTGCGGCAGTCGTGTCCGATGGCCAGTATGCCAAGAACAAGACGCAGCAGGCCGAGATGAGCAAGCGCGTGACCAAGGGTCAGGCGGATGAGAAGTCGGCCGAGACCAAAGCCGCGCCGAAGAAGGCCGCCAAGGCGGATGCCGGCGCAGATGATCTCAAGCAGCTGTCGGGCGTCGGTCCCGCGCTGGAGAAAAAGCTGCATGAGGCAGGCGTGACCAGCTTTGCGCAGATCGCGGCATGGTCCGAGGCGGATGTTGCCGAGATGGACGAGAAACTGTCGTTCAAGGGCCGGATCGAGCGTGAAGGCTGGGTCGAGCAGGCCAAAGAACTGACCAAAGGTTAA
- the obgE gene encoding GTPase ObgE, producing MKFLDLAKVYIRSGGGGGGCVSFRREKYIEFGGPDGGDGGDGGSVYAEAVDGLNTLIDFRYQQHFFARSGQPGMGKQRTGKDGDDIVLRVPVGTEILDEDQETVIADMTELGQRVELARGGNGGFGNLHFKSSTNQAPRRANPGQEGVERTIWLRLKLIADVGLLGMPNAGKSTFLAATSNARPKIADYPFTTLHPNLGVVGVDNVEFVVADIPGLIDGASEGRGLGDLFLGHVERCAILLHLVDGTSQTVAEDYQTIITEIEAYDGPLASKPRLTVLNKIDALDEDALAEAKAELEEASGGPVMTMSGVSGDGVTDVLRALRSEIDDDRLRHRKAGEDEPAPWQP from the coding sequence ATGAAATTTCTGGATCTCGCCAAAGTCTATATCCGGTCCGGCGGCGGCGGCGGTGGCTGCGTCAGCTTTCGCCGCGAGAAATATATCGAATTCGGCGGCCCCGATGGCGGTGACGGCGGCGATGGCGGCTCGGTCTATGCCGAGGCGGTCGATGGTCTGAACACGCTGATCGATTTTCGCTATCAGCAACATTTCTTTGCCCGAAGCGGCCAGCCCGGCATGGGCAAGCAGCGCACCGGCAAGGATGGCGACGATATCGTGCTGCGCGTGCCCGTCGGCACCGAGATCCTCGACGAAGATCAGGAGACGGTGATTGCCGACATGACCGAGCTGGGTCAGCGCGTTGAATTGGCGCGCGGCGGCAATGGCGGCTTTGGCAACCTGCATTTCAAATCCTCGACCAATCAGGCACCCCGCCGGGCCAACCCCGGCCAGGAGGGGGTCGAGCGTACCATCTGGCTGCGGCTGAAGCTGATTGCCGATGTCGGTCTTTTGGGAATGCCCAACGCGGGCAAATCGACCTTTCTGGCGGCCACGTCCAACGCGCGGCCCAAGATCGCGGATTACCCCTTTACCACGCTCCATCCCAATCTGGGCGTTGTGGGCGTTGACAACGTCGAATTCGTCGTGGCCGACATTCCCGGCCTCATCGACGGCGCCAGCGAGGGCAGGGGTCTGGGCGATCTTTTCCTCGGCCATGTCGAGCGGTGCGCGATCCTTCTGCACCTCGTCGACGGCACCTCGCAGACGGTGGCCGAGGATTATCAGACGATCATCACCGAGATCGAGGCCTATGACGGCCCGCTGGCCTCGAAGCCGCGCCTGACCGTGCTGAACAAGATCGACGCGCTTGACGAAGATGCGCTGGCCGAGGCGAAGGCCGAGTTGGAAGAGGCGTCGGGCGGCCCTGTGATGACCATGTCGGGCGTCTCGGGCGATGGCGTCACGGATGTTCTGCGCGCCCTGCGCAGCGAGATCGACGATGACCGGCTGCGTCACCGCAAGGCCGGCGAAGACGAGCCCGCGCCGTGGCAGCCCTGA
- the rpmA gene encoding 50S ribosomal protein L27 — protein sequence MAHKKAGGSSRNGRDSAGRRLGVKKYGGEAVIPGNIIMRQRGTKMWPGTGVGLGKDHTIFATVEGHVKFHTGLKGRKFISVTPLQDAAE from the coding sequence ATGGCACATAAAAAAGCAGGCGGTTCATCCCGTAACGGTCGCGACAGCGCGGGTCGCCGTCTTGGCGTCAAAAAGTATGGTGGCGAAGCTGTCATCCCCGGTAACATCATCATGCGCCAGCGCGGCACCAAGATGTGGCCGGGCACGGGCGTTGGTCTTGGCAAGGACCACACGATCTTTGCCACGGTCGAGGGCCATGTGAAGTTTCACACCGGTCTGAAAGGTCGCAAGTTCATTTCCGTGACGCCCCTGCAGGACGCCGCTGAATAA
- a CDS encoding DUF3553 domain-containing protein: MSDFAAFLEPGMRVEAPSQPEWGVGQVQSNVGGKVTVNFPDAGKVVIDTSRVMLLPVFDPS; the protein is encoded by the coding sequence ATGAGTGATTTCGCGGCATTTCTGGAGCCGGGCATGCGGGTCGAGGCGCCCAGCCAGCCCGAATGGGGTGTGGGGCAGGTACAATCGAATGTCGGGGGCAAGGTCACGGTCAATTTCCCCGATGCGGGCAAGGTGGTGATCGATACCAGCCGCGTCATGCTGCTGCCGGTCTTTGATCCGTCATGA
- a CDS encoding Re/Si-specific NAD(P)(+) transhydrogenase subunit alpha has product MKIGAPKEVFDGEARVAMTPESAIQLQKLGYECLIETGAGKLAGFSDAAYKEAGVEVVKTAAALWKGADIIAKVRPPSPAEVKRLTKDHTLISFFNPATNDKGMEAARASGASVIAMEMVPRISRAQKMDALSSMANIAGYRAVIEASSNFGRFFTGQITAAGKVPPARVLVIGAGVAGLAAIGTSTSLGAVTLAFDVRPEVAEQVESMGAEFVYLDFEEDQQDGAKTGGYASVSSPEFREAQLAKFRELAPDIDIVITTALIPGRDAPELWTEDMVKSMKRGSVIVDLAAEKGGNCKLTVMDEKIVTENGVTIVGYTDYPSRMAAQSSSLYATNIRHMMADLTPEKDGTPIHNMDDDVIRGATVVHAGEITYPPPPPKVNAIAAKPKKPAAPELTPEQKRAQEVAAFKAQTKNQVILLGVGALLMLGVGMVAPVSFLQHFIVFVLAVFIGFQVIWGVAHSLHTPLMAITNAISSIIILGALMQIGSGSWLVIILSALAVFMAGINIFGGFLVTRRMLAMFQKS; this is encoded by the coding sequence GTGAAGATCGGTGCCCCAAAAGAAGTATTCGACGGCGAAGCCCGTGTCGCCATGACCCCCGAAAGCGCGATCCAACTGCAAAAGCTGGGCTATGAGTGCCTGATCGAGACCGGAGCGGGCAAGCTCGCCGGGTTTTCCGATGCCGCCTACAAGGAGGCCGGCGTCGAGGTGGTCAAGACCGCCGCGGCGCTTTGGAAGGGCGCGGACATCATCGCCAAGGTGCGCCCGCCCAGCCCGGCCGAGGTCAAGCGGCTGACCAAGGATCACACGCTGATCTCGTTCTTCAATCCCGCAACCAATGACAAGGGCATGGAGGCCGCGCGCGCCTCAGGGGCCAGCGTCATCGCGATGGAGATGGTGCCGCGCATCAGCCGCGCGCAAAAGATGGATGCGCTGTCGTCCATGGCCAACATCGCGGGCTACCGCGCCGTGATCGAAGCCAGCAGCAATTTCGGACGCTTCTTTACCGGACAGATCACCGCAGCGGGCAAGGTGCCCCCTGCCCGTGTTCTTGTCATCGGCGCCGGCGTCGCGGGCCTTGCCGCGATCGGCACTTCCACCTCACTGGGTGCGGTCACCCTGGCCTTCGATGTGCGCCCCGAAGTGGCCGAGCAGGTCGAGAGCATGGGCGCCGAATTCGTCTATCTCGATTTCGAGGAGGACCAGCAGGACGGCGCCAAAACGGGCGGCTATGCCTCGGTCTCCAGCCCCGAATTCCGCGAGGCGCAGCTGGCCAAGTTCCGCGAACTGGCGCCCGATATCGACATCGTCATCACCACCGCCCTCATCCCCGGCCGCGACGCGCCCGAGCTTTGGACCGAGGATATGGTCAAGTCGATGAAGCGCGGCTCGGTCATCGTGGACCTTGCGGCCGAAAAGGGCGGTAACTGCAAGCTGACGGTGATGGACGAGAAAATCGTCACCGAGAACGGCGTCACCATCGTCGGCTATACCGATTATCCCAGCCGCATGGCCGCGCAATCCTCCAGCCTTTACGCCACCAACATCCGGCACATGATGGCGGACCTGACCCCCGAGAAAGACGGCACGCCCATTCACAACATGGACGACGACGTCATTCGCGGCGCCACCGTGGTGCATGCGGGCGAGATCACATATCCACCGCCGCCCCCCAAGGTGAACGCCATCGCGGCCAAGCCAAAGAAGCCCGCGGCGCCCGAGCTGACACCCGAGCAAAAGCGCGCGCAGGAAGTGGCTGCGTTCAAGGCCCAGACCAAGAACCAAGTCATCCTTCTGGGCGTCGGCGCGCTGTTGATGCTGGGCGTTGGCATGGTCGCGCCGGTCAGCTTCCTGCAGCATTTCATCGTGTTCGTTCTGGCCGTCTTCATCGGCTTCCAGGTGATCTGGGGCGTCGCGCATAGCCTGCATACCCCACTGATGGCGATCACCAACGCCATTTCGTCGATCATCATCCTGGGCGCGCTCATGCAGATCGGATCTGGCTCGTGGCTGGTGATCATCCTGTCCGCACTGGCGGTATTCATGGCCGGAATCAACATCTTCGGCGGCTTCCTTGTCACGCGGCGCATGCTTGCCATGTTCCAAAAATCCTAA
- a CDS encoding glutamate-5-semialdehyde dehydrogenase — translation MAQTEDIPALMARIGACARAAATEMAVTEAGRKDMALRGAADAVWARRAAIIEANAKDMAAARDKGLSAAMIDRLMLDEGRVRAIADGLRAVADQDDPVGRVLAEWSQPSGINIRRVSTPLGVVGVIYESRPNVTADAGALCLKAGNACILRGGSESYHSSRAIHACLKQGLREAGLPEEAIQLVPTRDRAAVQEMLTMTGSIDVIVPRGGKALVGLVQREARVPVFAHLDGIVHIYVDATADAEKAMRVVLNSKTRRTGVCGAAECLLIHRDLVGGLGNDLVRALIEAGIEVRADEALSAIEGTVRASEADWGCEYLDSIIAARVVGDLGLAIGHIAEYGSHHTDCIISEDPAAVQKFQAEVDSAIVMHNASTQFADGGEFGMGAEIGIATGKLHARGPVGAAQLTSFKYLVVGDGTVRG, via the coding sequence ATGGCACAGACCGAAGACATCCCAGCCCTGATGGCCCGCATCGGCGCCTGCGCGCGCGCCGCCGCCACGGAAATGGCCGTGACCGAGGCCGGCCGCAAGGATATGGCCCTGCGCGGCGCGGCAGATGCTGTCTGGGCGCGCCGCGCGGCGATCATCGAGGCCAACGCCAAGGACATGGCCGCCGCCCGCGACAAGGGACTGAGCGCCGCGATGATCGACCGCCTCATGCTGGATGAGGGCCGCGTGCGTGCCATCGCGGACGGGCTGCGCGCCGTGGCGGATCAGGACGATCCGGTGGGCCGCGTCTTGGCCGAGTGGAGCCAGCCGAGCGGCATCAATATTCGGCGCGTCTCGACGCCTCTCGGCGTCGTCGGCGTCATTTACGAATCGCGCCCGAATGTCACCGCGGATGCCGGCGCGCTTTGCCTCAAGGCCGGGAATGCCTGCATCCTGCGCGGCGGATCCGAGAGCTATCACAGCTCCCGCGCCATTCATGCTTGCCTCAAGCAGGGCCTGCGCGAGGCGGGCCTGCCCGAAGAAGCGATCCAGTTGGTCCCTACGCGTGACCGGGCGGCGGTACAGGAAATGCTGACCATGACAGGCAGCATCGATGTGATCGTGCCGCGGGGCGGCAAGGCGCTCGTCGGGCTGGTGCAGCGCGAGGCGCGTGTGCCGGTTTTTGCCCATCTGGACGGCATCGTGCATATCTATGTCGACGCCACGGCGGATGCCGAAAAAGCGATGCGCGTCGTGCTGAACTCCAAGACGCGGCGCACGGGCGTTTGCGGCGCAGCCGAATGCCTGCTGATCCACCGTGATCTGGTGGGCGGTCTGGGCAATGACCTGGTGCGCGCGCTGATCGAGGCGGGCATCGAGGTGCGCGCGGACGAAGCCTTGAGCGCGATCGAGGGGACCGTGCGCGCGAGCGAAGCGGATTGGGGCTGCGAATATCTGGACAGCATCATCGCGGCGCGTGTCGTCGGTGATCTGGGCCTCGCCATCGGCCATATCGCGGAATACGGCTCGCACCATACCGATTGCATCATCAGCGAGGATCCGGCGGCGGTGCAGAAATTCCAGGCGGAGGTCGACAGCGCCATCGTCATGCACAACGCCTCGACGCAATTCGCGGATGGCGGCGAATTTGGCATGGGCGCCGAGATCGGCATCGCCACAGGCAAGCTGCATGCGCGCGGCCCGGTGGGCGCGGCGCAGCTGACCAGCTTCAAATACCTGGTGGTCGGGGATGGCACGGTTCGGGGCTAG
- a CDS encoding NAD(P)(+) transhydrogenase (Re/Si-specific) subunit beta — protein MEYGFTIAAYVVAAVLFILSLGGLSGQESAKRAVWYGIAGMALAVLATLVGPGSGLWLLSLILIALGGVIGWQLATRVQMTQMPELVAAMHSLVGLAAIIVGLNAHIELVRVAGIFADAGLSFPNLAADATAATIADRAALIDGFNGFAALVAKKSAVEINILRVELFLGIFIGAITFTGSVIAYGKLAGRVDTAAKKLPGGHALNAAAAGLSLICLFWYFSTGGFFPLFLMTLAALFIGYHLIMGIGGADMPVVVSMLNSYSGWAAAAIGFSLGNDLLIVVGALVGSSGAILSYIMCKAMNRSFVSVILGGFGGASGPAMEVEGEQVAIDEGGVATALNEASSVIIVPGYGMAVAQAQGAVSDLVTKLRAKGKNVRFAIHPVAGRLPGHMNVLLAEAKVPYDIVLEMDEINDDLKDTDVVIVIGSNDIVNPAAQDDPNSPIAGMPVLRVWEARQVFVLKRGQGTGYSGIENPLFYKENTRMFYGDAKASISGLLPQIE, from the coding sequence ATGGAATACGGATTCACCATCGCCGCCTACGTCGTCGCGGCCGTCCTTTTCATCCTCAGCCTTGGCGGCTTGTCCGGCCAGGAAAGCGCCAAGCGCGCGGTCTGGTACGGCATCGCGGGCATGGCGCTGGCCGTTCTTGCCACGCTTGTCGGGCCGGGCTCGGGCCTTTGGCTGCTGTCGCTGATCCTCATCGCGCTTGGCGGTGTGATCGGCTGGCAACTGGCCACACGGGTGCAGATGACGCAGATGCCCGAGCTGGTGGCCGCCATGCACAGCCTTGTCGGCCTTGCCGCCATCATCGTGGGCCTCAACGCCCATATCGAGCTGGTACGCGTTGCGGGCATTTTTGCGGATGCCGGTCTCAGCTTTCCGAACCTTGCAGCGGACGCCACCGCGGCGACCATCGCCGACCGTGCGGCACTGATCGACGGCTTCAACGGCTTCGCCGCCCTCGTCGCCAAGAAGAGCGCCGTCGAGATCAATATCCTGCGGGTCGAGCTCTTCCTCGGCATCTTTATCGGTGCGATCACCTTCACCGGTTCGGTCATCGCCTACGGCAAGCTGGCGGGGCGCGTTGATACGGCCGCGAAAAAGCTGCCGGGCGGTCATGCCCTCAATGCCGCCGCCGCGGGCCTGTCGCTGATCTGCCTCTTCTGGTATTTCTCCACCGGCGGCTTTTTCCCGCTCTTCCTGATGACGCTGGCCGCGCTTTTCATCGGTTATCACCTGATCATGGGGATCGGCGGCGCGGACATGCCTGTCGTCGTGTCGATGCTCAACTCCTATTCGGGCTGGGCGGCGGCGGCGATCGGCTTCAGCCTTGGCAATGACCTTTTGATCGTGGTCGGCGCGCTGGTCGGCTCGTCGGGTGCGATCCTCAGTTACATCATGTGCAAGGCGATGAACCGTTCCTTCGTGTCGGTCATCCTCGGCGGCTTTGGCGGCGCTTCCGGCCCCGCGATGGAGGTCGAGGGCGAGCAGGTGGCCATCGACGAGGGCGGCGTGGCAACGGCCCTCAACGAGGCGTCCAGCGTCATCATCGTGCCGGGCTACGGCATGGCCGTGGCGCAGGCGCAGGGCGCGGTGTCGGATCTGGTGACCAAGCTGCGCGCCAAGGGCAAGAACGTGCGCTTTGCCATTCACCCCGTCGCGGGCCGCCTGCCCGGCCATATGAACGTGCTTCTGGCCGAGGCCAAGGTGCCCTACGACATCGTTCTGGAGATGGACGAGATCAACGACGACCTGAAGGATACCGACGTGGTGATCGTCATCGGCTCGAACGATATCGTGAACCCTGCGGCGCAGGATGATCCCAACTCGCCCATCGCCGGCATGCCGGTCTTGCGCGTCTGGGAGGCACGGCAGGTCTTTGTCCTAAAGCGCGGCCAGGGCACCGGATATTCCGGCATCGAAAACCCGCTTTTCTACAAGGAAAACACCCGCATGTTCTATGGCGACGCCAAGGCGTCGATCAGCGGGCTGCTGCCGCAGATCGAGTGA
- a CDS encoding GNAT family N-acetyltransferase: MQNAASSTGPTLRHVPDFQLRLAADVAEVRAAQRLRYRVFVDELGGGGPMVDHAEGLEADSHDDWVDHLLLLDRALPGDAADQVVGVYRLLRADQATRAGRFYSESEYDLTPLRQSGRTLLELGRSCVDARYRGGKALMHLWQGLGAYVEEHGIDLLFGVASFHGTDVTALAEPLSLLHHRHLAPPEMRPRSLRHQPMDLIAPEALDRRRAMVQVPPLIKAYLRLGGYVGDGAYIDGDFNTVDVCLVMDTERLGAGHRALYAADRG; this comes from the coding sequence ATGCAGAACGCCGCGTCCAGCACCGGGCCAACGCTTCGTCACGTCCCCGATTTTCAGCTGCGCCTCGCGGCGGATGTCGCCGAGGTGCGTGCGGCGCAGCGCCTGCGCTATCGCGTCTTCGTGGACGAGTTGGGCGGCGGCGGCCCGATGGTTGACCATGCGGAGGGGCTGGAGGCGGATTCCCACGATGACTGGGTCGATCATCTGCTGCTTCTGGATCGTGCCTTGCCCGGCGACGCGGCCGATCAGGTGGTCGGCGTCTATCGCCTCTTGCGAGCGGATCAGGCGACGCGTGCCGGGCGGTTCTACTCGGAATCCGAGTATGACCTCACGCCCTTGCGCCAAAGCGGACGTACCCTGCTGGAGCTGGGGCGGTCCTGCGTCGATGCGCGCTATCGTGGGGGCAAGGCACTGATGCATCTGTGGCAGGGTCTTGGCGCCTATGTCGAGGAGCACGGGATCGACTTGCTCTTCGGGGTGGCCAGCTTTCACGGAACGGACGTGACCGCGCTGGCCGAACCGCTCTCGCTGCTGCATCACCGCCATCTGGCGCCGCCCGAGATGCGCCCGCGCTCGCTGCGTCATCAACCGATGGATTTGATCGCACCGGAGGCGCTGGACCGCCGCCGCGCGATGGTGCAGGTGCCGCCTCTGATCAAGGCGTATCTGCGGCTTGGCGGTTATGTCGGTGATGGCGCCTATATCGATGGCGATTTCAACACGGTCGACGTGTGTCTTGTGATGGATACCGAGCGGCTGGGGGCTGGGCACCGCGCGCTTTATGCGGCGGACCGCGGATGA
- a CDS encoding GNAT family N-acetyltransferase: MIFERPDLAPHGLEGAIPAGAYDLRPVRPSDTGLIALYTGDLRVAQATSSIPHPLPPGTTEAFIARVMAPGSIEKAWTIDGTRAGMGEVMGVISLTELDIGQCEIGYWVAPVFWNAGVASSAVGALIAANPLACRTIFATVQQGNPASARVLTNCGFTYLGDAESYCLARGGTVPTWTYSRKLD, encoded by the coding sequence ATGATCTTTGAACGGCCCGACCTTGCGCCCCATGGTCTCGAGGGTGCGATCCCCGCAGGGGCCTATGACCTGCGGCCCGTGCGTCCTTCGGATACGGGGCTGATCGCGCTTTATACCGGCGATCTGCGCGTGGCGCAGGCGACGTCTTCGATTCCCCATCCGCTGCCGCCCGGCACGACCGAGGCGTTCATCGCCCGCGTCATGGCGCCCGGCAGCATCGAAAAGGCATGGACCATCGATGGCACCCGCGCCGGCATGGGCGAGGTAATGGGCGTGATCAGCCTGACCGAGCTTGATATCGGACAATGCGAGATCGGCTATTGGGTGGCGCCGGTGTTTTGGAACGCGGGCGTCGCGTCCTCTGCCGTTGGCGCATTGATTGCGGCCAACCCGCTGGCGTGCCGCACTATTTTCGCCACGGTGCAGCAGGGCAATCCGGCGTCGGCGCGGGTTTTGACGAATTGCGGCTTTACCTATCTAGGGGATGCCGAATCCTATTGCCTCGCGCGGGGCGGTACCGTTCCCACCTGGACCTATAGCCGGAAACTGGATTGA
- the proB gene encoding glutamate 5-kinase produces MAALSKARRVVVKIGSALLVDRAAGHLRAEWLEGLCDDVARLRARGVNVVLVSSGSIALGRGTLDLPQGALTLEQSQAAAAVGQIRLAGAYQAALAARGLTAAQVLLTLEDSADRRRYLNTRATLEQLLRLGAVPIVNENDTVATDEIRYGDNDRLAAQVAVTAGADQLILLSDVDGFYSGNPGLDAAARRFDRVDAITPEIEAMAGDPLSGLSKGGMKTKLMAARAAMAAGCDMAITQGDVLRPIAALEAGANATWFTAQGTPQQRRKAWIGAMKPKGRLVIDAGAQRAIHGGSSLLPAGVTGVSGAFRRGDAIEIIGEAGETLGLGLTRYDAADAGRIKGLRSDVIEDVLGYPARAALIHRDDMAF; encoded by the coding sequence GTGGCAGCCCTGAGCAAGGCGCGCCGCGTCGTCGTCAAGATCGGCTCGGCCCTTCTGGTGGACCGGGCGGCGGGCCATTTGCGCGCCGAATGGCTCGAGGGGCTTTGCGATGACGTGGCGCGGCTGCGTGCGCGCGGCGTCAATGTGGTGCTGGTGTCGTCTGGGTCCATCGCGCTGGGGCGAGGCACGCTGGACCTGCCCCAAGGCGCGCTGACGCTGGAGCAGAGCCAGGCCGCCGCCGCCGTGGGCCAGATCCGTCTCGCGGGCGCCTATCAAGCGGCGCTGGCTGCGCGCGGTCTGACCGCGGCGCAGGTGCTTCTGACGCTGGAGGACAGCGCGGACCGGCGGCGTTACCTCAATACGCGCGCCACGCTCGAGCAGCTCTTGCGCCTTGGGGCGGTCCCCATCGTCAACGAGAATGACACCGTCGCCACGGACGAGATCCGCTACGGCGACAACGATCGCCTTGCGGCGCAGGTCGCGGTGACGGCGGGGGCCGACCAGCTCATTTTGCTGAGCGATGTGGACGGGTTCTATTCCGGCAATCCCGGCCTTGATGCCGCCGCGCGCCGTTTCGACAGGGTCGACGCCATCACCCCCGAGATTGAGGCAATGGCGGGCGATCCGCTCTCGGGGCTCAGCAAGGGCGGGATGAAAACCAAACTGATGGCCGCCCGCGCCGCGATGGCAGCAGGCTGCGACATGGCGATCACCCAAGGCGACGTATTGCGGCCCATCGCGGCGCTTGAGGCGGGCGCGAATGCGACCTGGTTCACCGCCCAAGGCACGCCGCAGCAGCGCCGCAAGGCCTGGATCGGTGCGATGAAGCCCAAGGGCCGCCTGGTGATTGACGCCGGCGCCCAGCGGGCCATCCACGGGGGCAGCAGCCTGCTGCCCGCGGGCGTGACCGGCGTGTCGGGCGCGTTTCGGCGCGGCGACGCCATCGAGATTATCGGCGAGGCGGGCGAGACGCTGGGTCTTGGCCTGACGCGCTATGACGCGGCCGATGCGGGCCGGATAAAGGGCCTGCGCTCGGATGTCATTGAGGATGTTCTGGGCTATCCTGCGCGCGCCGCACTGATTCACCGCGACGATATGGCGTTCTGA
- a CDS encoding histidine phosphotransferase family protein: MTQPNRNLAALIGSRICHDLISPVGAISNGLELLGMAGVPDGPEMALVADSAANANARLRFFRVAFGLTSEGQSMAEREMRGIVDGVYTAKIACDWQVPGALPRQMAQAAFLAILCAEQAIPYGGTIRVEGGADALRITAIGDRAEPKPEYWARLTAPEPLDVDDLPAAQVQFALLPGLLAEMGRRADVQMNGSVSVSF, translated from the coding sequence ATGACCCAGCCTAACCGTAATTTGGCCGCCCTGATAGGCTCGCGTATCTGCCACGATTTGATCAGCCCCGTCGGCGCCATTTCGAACGGGCTGGAGCTTTTGGGCATGGCCGGCGTTCCCGACGGCCCCGAGATGGCGCTCGTTGCGGACAGCGCCGCGAATGCCAACGCGCGGCTGCGCTTTTTTCGCGTCGCCTTCGGCCTCACATCCGAGGGGCAAAGCATGGCCGAGCGCGAAATGCGTGGCATTGTCGATGGCGTCTACACCGCCAAGATCGCGTGCGACTGGCAGGTGCCCGGCGCCTTGCCGCGCCAGATGGCGCAGGCGGCCTTTCTTGCCATTCTATGCGCCGAGCAGGCGATCCCCTATGGTGGCACGATCCGTGTCGAGGGCGGTGCCGACGCACTGCGCATCACGGCCATCGGAGATCGTGCCGAGCCAAAGCCGGAATACTGGGCGCGTCTGACCGCGCCCGAGCCGTTGGACGTGGATGATCTACCCGCCGCGCAGGTGCAATTCGCCCTGCTGCCGGGCCTCTTGGCCGAGATGGGCCGCCGCGCGGATGTGCAGATGAACGGCAGCGTGTCGGTCAGTTTCTGA